The Streptomyces sp. SS1-1 genome has a segment encoding these proteins:
- a CDS encoding VOC family protein: protein MNEARTPRSTAEVVSTHSVFGAPCWVSLTSRGLEAAQDFYSAVLGWRWRPATLGDRFRVALADDVPVAGIAAVASMWQMAVAWTPYFAVRSADEAVARVAERGGTAAVGPLSLPPGRAALLADRDGATFGVWEGELISNWETWRRAAPTFIRLHTRDAFDAAMFYGEVLDWANQRPGCCEVHYEGGEVVLRSGGDVVARIESGALEAAPDPTIRPHWQVHFAVSDAARCARAAEMNGGSVLSLGPEEAVLRDPDGAQFTVTSRRAR, encoded by the coding sequence ATGAACGAAGCGAGAACCCCCCGGAGCACGGCCGAGGTCGTGTCCACACACTCCGTGTTCGGCGCACCCTGCTGGGTGAGCCTGACCAGTCGTGGTCTGGAGGCGGCGCAGGACTTCTACTCGGCGGTGCTCGGATGGCGCTGGCGGCCGGCCACGCTCGGGGACCGCTTCCGGGTGGCGCTGGCCGACGACGTGCCGGTGGCGGGCATCGCCGCGGTCGCGTCGATGTGGCAGATGGCCGTCGCCTGGACGCCGTACTTCGCGGTCCGCAGCGCGGACGAGGCCGTGGCACGGGTGGCCGAGCGCGGCGGCACGGCGGCCGTCGGGCCGCTCTCCCTGCCGCCGGGGCGTGCCGCCCTGCTCGCCGACCGCGACGGCGCGACCTTCGGGGTGTGGGAGGGCGAGCTGATCTCCAACTGGGAGACGTGGCGGCGCGCGGCGCCGACCTTCATCCGGCTGCACACCCGCGACGCCTTCGACGCCGCCATGTTCTACGGCGAGGTGCTCGACTGGGCGAACCAGCGGCCGGGCTGCTGCGAGGTCCACTACGAGGGCGGCGAGGTCGTGCTGCGCAGCGGCGGTGACGTGGTCGCCCGGATCGAGTCGGGGGCCTTGGAGGCCGCGCCCGACCCGACGATCCGGCCGCACTGGCAGGTGCACTTCGCGGTGTCCGACGCCGCGCGCTGCGCGCGGGCCGCCGAGATGAACGGCGGCAGTGTGCTGTCCCTGGGCCCCGAGGAGGCCGTGCTGCGGGACCCCGACGGCGCCCAGTTCACCGTGACCTCGCGCCGCGCCCGGTAG
- a CDS encoding ANTAR domain-containing protein: MTPHPNEPPDDSARITELEEEVDQLRHAVGAHAVVDQAIGMVVALGRVAPDQGWAVLKDVSQHTNIKLREVAELIIVWGREGEMPAEIRVELQEALERHGPTQIPESGQD, from the coding sequence GTGACGCCCCACCCGAACGAGCCCCCCGACGACAGCGCCCGGATCACCGAGCTGGAGGAGGAGGTCGACCAGCTCCGGCACGCCGTGGGCGCGCACGCCGTCGTCGACCAGGCGATCGGCATGGTCGTCGCGCTCGGCAGGGTGGCCCCCGACCAGGGGTGGGCGGTGCTGAAGGACGTCTCGCAGCACACCAACATCAAGCTCCGCGAGGTCGCGGAGCTGATCATCGTGTGGGGCAGGGAGGGCGAGATGCCCGCCGAGATCCGCGTCGAGCTGCAGGAGGCGCTGGAGCGCCACGGCCCGACGCAGATCCCGGAGTCCGGTCAGGACTGA
- a CDS encoding SigB/SigF/SigG family RNA polymerase sigma factor, translated as MSAPTRTKQHPHDDAPDTARAFERLATLSDGPERKALKDELIRSWLPMAERIAVRFKGRGESLEDLYQVAALGLVKAVEHYDPARGHAFEAYAVPTITGEIKRHFRDHMWTLHVPRRVQDLRNRVRNAIKELAQTTPGREPTLAEIAAHAHLTEQEVRTGMEALECFSALSLEAEMPGTDGYALGDAIGGPDPGFEVVVDRVSVEPCLRRLPERERTILYLRFFGGMTQSRIAQQLGISQMHVSRLLSGCFAQLREELLTEAQASAAAS; from the coding sequence ATGAGTGCCCCCACCAGAACGAAGCAGCATCCCCATGACGACGCCCCGGACACCGCCCGCGCCTTCGAGCGCCTGGCGACGCTGTCCGACGGGCCGGAGCGCAAGGCCCTCAAGGACGAGCTGATCCGTTCGTGGCTGCCCATGGCCGAGCGGATCGCGGTCCGGTTCAAGGGCCGTGGGGAGTCGCTGGAGGACCTGTACCAGGTGGCCGCCCTGGGCCTGGTCAAGGCCGTCGAGCACTACGATCCCGCCCGCGGGCACGCCTTCGAGGCGTACGCGGTGCCCACCATCACCGGTGAGATCAAGCGGCACTTCCGCGACCACATGTGGACCCTGCACGTGCCCCGCCGGGTCCAGGACCTGCGCAACCGGGTCCGCAACGCCATCAAGGAACTCGCGCAGACCACGCCGGGCCGTGAGCCCACGCTCGCCGAGATCGCCGCGCACGCCCATCTGACCGAGCAGGAGGTGCGCACGGGGATGGAGGCCCTGGAGTGCTTCTCCGCGCTGTCCCTGGAAGCGGAGATGCCCGGCACGGACGGGTATGCGCTGGGGGACGCCATCGGCGGCCCCGACCCGGGCTTCGAGGTGGTCGTGGACCGCGTGTCCGTCGAGCCGTGTCTGCGGCGGCTGCCGGAGCGCGAGCGGACCATCCTGTATCTGCGCTTCTTCGGCGGCATGACGCAGAGCCGGATAGCGCAGCAGCTGGGCATCTCGCAGATGCACGTCTCACGGCTGCTCAGCGGCTGCTTCGCGCAGCTGCGGGAGGAGCTGCTGACCGAGGCGCAGGCGTCCGCGGCCGCGTCGTAG
- the hemC gene encoding hydroxymethylbilane synthase: protein MSVPELIRVVSRDSPMALAQVERVRAELASLHPGVRTEVVPVRTTGDKWLGDLSQVEGKGAFTKEVDAALLAGEADLAVHCLKDIPADRPLPAGTTFAAFLRRDDIRDALIHPGGLTLDELPAGTRIGTSSVRRVAQLAATHPHLECVPFRGNANRRLEKLAAGDADALLLAVAGLERIGRTGVISEVLSPETMMPPIGAGILALQCREGDSDLIDAVSGLGDPDTYREATAERMLLHVLQGHCNSPIAGYARVDRGGELSLRACVFTPDGKTRLNAHEWAGRLDPATLGTSVAVALLRQGAREIIDGIPH from the coding sequence ATGTCCGTGCCTGAACTGATCCGTGTCGTCTCCCGTGACTCGCCCATGGCGCTGGCCCAAGTGGAGCGTGTCCGCGCCGAGTTGGCGTCCCTGCACCCGGGTGTGCGCACCGAGGTGGTGCCCGTGCGGACGACCGGCGACAAGTGGCTGGGCGACCTGTCCCAGGTGGAGGGCAAGGGCGCGTTCACGAAGGAGGTGGACGCCGCCCTGCTGGCCGGCGAGGCGGACCTCGCCGTGCACTGCCTGAAGGACATCCCGGCCGACCGGCCGCTGCCCGCGGGGACCACGTTCGCCGCGTTCCTCCGGCGGGACGACATCCGTGACGCGCTGATCCACCCCGGCGGGCTCACGCTGGACGAGCTGCCGGCCGGCACCCGGATCGGCACGTCCTCGGTGCGCCGCGTCGCCCAGCTGGCGGCCACGCACCCGCATCTGGAGTGCGTGCCGTTCCGCGGCAACGCCAACCGGCGGCTGGAGAAGCTGGCGGCCGGCGACGCGGACGCCCTGCTGCTGGCGGTGGCCGGTCTGGAGCGCATCGGCCGGACCGGTGTGATCAGCGAGGTCCTCTCCCCCGAGACGATGATGCCGCCCATCGGTGCGGGCATCCTCGCCCTGCAGTGCCGCGAGGGCGACAGCGATCTGATCGACGCGGTCAGCGGTCTCGGCGACCCGGACACGTACCGGGAGGCGACCGCGGAGCGCATGCTGCTGCACGTCCTGCAGGGCCACTGCAACAGCCCGATCGCGGGCTACGCGCGCGTGGACCGGGGCGGCGAGCTGTCCCTGCGGGCCTGTGTCTTCACCCCCGACGGCAAGACCCGGCTGAACGCCCACGAGTGGGCCGGCCGGCTGGACCCGGCGACGCTGGGCACGTCGGTGGCGGTGGCGCTGCTGCGGCAGGGCGCCCGCGAGATCATCGACGGCATCCCGCACTGA
- a CDS encoding NPP1 family protein, with amino-acid sequence MSPQTFRTHRRRWLTGLAGAVALVVAFPAVAWAAPPPALPGNAEAAERAYQPAFDYDTDGCYSSAAIGPDGTVNGGLNPTGALNGNCRDASDLDNTNAYSRYKCNNGWCAYLYGLYFEKDQALPGVSLGGHRHDWEHVVVWVQDDTVKYVSTSNHGSFTVHAASSVRFEGTHAKVVYHKDGISTHCFRLANANDEPPENHKGTWQYPPLVGWNGYPPGVRDKLVAHDFGSAHFGLKDGSFTSHLATAKPSGIPFDPNA; translated from the coding sequence GTGTCGCCACAGACGTTCCGTACGCACCGCAGGAGATGGCTCACCGGTCTGGCCGGTGCCGTCGCGCTCGTCGTCGCCTTCCCCGCGGTGGCCTGGGCCGCCCCTCCCCCGGCGCTGCCCGGCAACGCGGAGGCGGCCGAGCGGGCGTACCAGCCCGCCTTCGACTACGACACCGACGGCTGCTACTCGTCCGCCGCGATCGGCCCGGACGGCACCGTCAACGGCGGCCTCAACCCGACGGGCGCGCTCAACGGCAACTGCCGGGACGCCTCGGACCTGGACAACACCAACGCCTACAGCCGCTACAAGTGCAACAACGGCTGGTGCGCCTATCTGTACGGCCTGTACTTCGAGAAGGACCAGGCGCTGCCGGGTGTCAGCCTCGGCGGGCACCGGCACGACTGGGAGCACGTCGTGGTCTGGGTGCAGGACGACACCGTGAAGTACGTCTCGACGTCCAACCACGGCTCGTTCACCGTCCACGCGGCGTCCTCGGTGCGCTTCGAGGGCACGCACGCCAAGGTCGTCTACCACAAGGACGGCATCAGCACGCACTGCTTCCGTCTGGCGAACGCGAACGACGAGCCGCCGGAGAACCACAAGGGGACCTGGCAGTACCCGCCGTTGGTCGGCTGGAACGGCTACCCGCCGGGCGTGCGCGACAAGCTGGTCGCGCACGACTTCGGCAGCGCCCACTTCGGGCTGAAGGACGGGAGCTTCACGAGCCATCTGGCGACCGCGAAGCCGTCGGGCATCCCCTTCGACCCGAACGCCTGA
- the ligD gene encoding non-homologous end-joining DNA ligase, whose protein sequence is MSLPLIPPMLATPGKLPPAAQDARWAYETKQDGQRAVVYAEGDGGLLLRARSGDDITAAYPELRPLGEALAGRPAVLDGEILALNDEGRADFQLLQSRMGLAHAPAKAARMAARTPVHLVLFDVMHLGGRSLLDLPYSRRRGRLEELGLDGPSWSTPAALVGHGAEALEATRAHGLEGLVCKRLDSPYEPGVRSRSWIKIRNMLSEDVVVGGWLPGKGRLTGLPGALLVGQYTSARTLRYVGGVGTGWSEAERAELAALLRAAATDECPFDPVPRVADARWVVPRLVGEVRYSVRTRSGMLRQPSWLRLRPDLTPEESSAYLPNAR, encoded by the coding sequence GTGAGCCTGCCCCTGATCCCGCCGATGCTCGCGACGCCCGGCAAGCTGCCGCCGGCCGCGCAGGACGCGCGCTGGGCGTACGAGACGAAGCAGGACGGCCAGCGGGCGGTGGTCTACGCCGAGGGCGACGGCGGTCTGCTGCTGCGGGCCCGTTCCGGTGACGACATCACGGCCGCCTACCCCGAACTGCGGCCGCTGGGCGAGGCGCTGGCCGGGCGGCCAGCCGTGCTCGACGGGGAGATCCTGGCGCTGAATGACGAGGGGCGCGCCGACTTCCAGCTGCTGCAGTCCCGGATGGGGCTGGCGCACGCCCCGGCGAAGGCGGCCCGGATGGCCGCCCGCACCCCCGTCCACCTGGTGCTGTTCGACGTGATGCACCTGGGAGGCCGCTCGCTGCTGGACCTGCCGTACTCCCGGCGGCGCGGGCGGCTGGAGGAGCTGGGGCTCGACGGGCCGTCCTGGTCGACGCCGGCGGCACTGGTGGGGCACGGCGCCGAGGCGCTGGAGGCCACGCGCGCGCACGGCCTGGAGGGGCTGGTGTGCAAGCGGCTGGACTCGCCGTACGAACCCGGCGTGCGGTCCCGCTCCTGGATCAAGATCCGCAACATGCTCAGCGAGGACGTCGTGGTCGGCGGCTGGCTGCCCGGCAAGGGGCGGCTCACCGGGCTGCCAGGCGCCCTGCTCGTCGGCCAGTACACGTCCGCGCGGACCCTGCGCTACGTCGGCGGTGTGGGCACCGGCTGGAGCGAGGCCGAACGCGCCGAGCTGGCCGCGCTGCTGCGGGCCGCCGCCACGGACGAGTGCCCCTTCGACCCGGTGCCGCGGGTGGCGGACGCCCGCTGGGTGGTGCCCCGGCTGGTCGGCGAGGTCCGCTACAGCGTCCGTACGAGGTCGGGGATGCTGCGCCAGCCGTCCTGGCTGCGGCTGCGGCCGGACCTGACTCCGGAGGAGTCGTCGGCGTACCTGCCGAACGCCCGCTGA
- a CDS encoding peroxiredoxin: MSARVEVGDTVEDFALPDETGTVRHLTELLADGPVVLFFYPGALTAGCTAEACHFRDLAAEFAAVGARPVGVSGDAVERQQEFATRHTLGMPLLSDADGAIRERFGVTRGFSLAPTKRVTFVIGQDRTVLEVVRSELRMNTHADKALAALRRA; the protein is encoded by the coding sequence ATGAGCGCGCGCGTCGAGGTCGGGGACACGGTCGAGGATTTCGCGCTGCCGGACGAGACCGGCACCGTACGGCACCTCACCGAGCTGCTCGCCGACGGTCCGGTCGTGCTGTTCTTCTACCCCGGCGCCCTCACCGCCGGCTGCACCGCCGAGGCCTGCCACTTCCGTGACCTGGCCGCCGAGTTCGCCGCCGTCGGCGCCCGGCCCGTCGGCGTCAGCGGCGACGCCGTCGAACGGCAGCAGGAGTTCGCCACCCGCCACACCCTCGGCATGCCGCTGCTGTCCGACGCCGACGGCGCGATCCGGGAGCGGTTCGGTGTGACCCGGGGCTTCTCGCTCGCCCCGACCAAGCGGGTCACCTTCGTCATCGGGCAGGACCGCACGGTCCTGGAGGTCGTCCGCAGCGAACTGCGGATGAACACCCACGCCGACAAGGCCCTCGCCGCACTGCGCCGCGCCTGA
- a CDS encoding DNA polymerase ligase N-terminal domain-containing protein, which produces MTERDRLREYRGKRDFERTREPRGRGASEGSAPRFVVQIHDARSLHFDFRLQVGDVLRSWSVPKGPSADPRDKRLALPTEDHPLEYEDFEGVIPKGEYGGGTVIVWDSGTYEPLSHDRAGRPVDFAESLERGHARFRLHGSKLRGEFALTRLRRGPDDREAWLLVRAGRGAHGHGTPDPYRARSVRSGRTLAQVAADGGPG; this is translated from the coding sequence GTGACCGAGAGGGACCGGCTGCGGGAGTACCGCGGCAAGCGCGACTTCGAGCGGACCCGGGAACCGCGCGGACGCGGGGCGTCCGAGGGGTCGGCACCGCGGTTCGTGGTGCAGATCCACGACGCCCGTTCGCTGCACTTCGACTTCCGGCTGCAGGTGGGGGACGTGCTGCGGTCGTGGTCGGTGCCCAAGGGACCGTCCGCCGACCCCAGGGACAAGCGGCTCGCCCTGCCGACGGAGGACCATCCGCTGGAGTACGAGGACTTCGAGGGCGTGATCCCGAAGGGCGAGTACGGCGGCGGCACGGTGATCGTCTGGGACAGCGGGACGTACGAGCCGCTCAGCCACGACCGCGCCGGACGGCCCGTCGACTTCGCCGAGTCGCTGGAGCGCGGTCACGCCAGGTTCCGGCTGCACGGCTCCAAGCTGCGCGGCGAGTTCGCGCTCACCCGGCTCCGCCGCGGGCCGGACGACCGGGAGGCGTGGCTGCTGGTCAGGGCGGGCCGGGGCGCGCACGGGCACGGCACACCGGATCCGTACCGGGCACGGTCGGTCCGCAGCGGGCGCACCCTCGCCCAGGTCGCCGCGGACGGCGGCCCGGGCTGA
- a CDS encoding TauD/TfdA dioxygenase family protein — MTREQATAEDGTRATAIEVKPVAGHIGAEITGVDLAGALDDGQVAAIRDAMLRWKVVFFRDQRLDHAAHVALARRFGEPVVLRRRGSASPEGFPEIETTADRLELGGRFGMEHDEWLRRRRHHLLRGWHCDHGARVDPPAATILRAETVPPYGGDTTWANLAAAYAGLSEPVRRFVDGLRAEHRLGVGYQPRPGDDAYVRHLLEHQVASLHPLVRVHPETGERVLYVNGYYVEQIDGLSRAESGAVLRMLLEQAVRPEYTVRFRWEPGSVALWDNRATIHLAPGDTAHLDAPRVMHRVMLAGDVPVGVDGTPSRPLTGTAPGRW, encoded by the coding sequence ATGACCAGGGAGCAGGCCACCGCCGAGGACGGGACGCGCGCCACGGCGATCGAGGTGAAGCCGGTCGCCGGGCACATCGGCGCGGAGATCACCGGCGTCGACCTCGCCGGTGCGCTGGACGACGGCCAGGTCGCAGCGATCCGGGACGCGATGCTGCGCTGGAAGGTCGTCTTCTTCCGGGACCAGCGGCTCGACCACGCCGCCCACGTGGCGCTCGCACGCCGCTTCGGGGAGCCCGTCGTCCTGCGGCGGCGCGGCAGCGCCTCACCCGAGGGGTTCCCGGAGATCGAGACGACCGCCGACCGGCTGGAACTCGGCGGCCGCTTCGGCATGGAGCACGACGAATGGCTGCGGCGCCGCCGCCACCATCTGCTGCGCGGCTGGCACTGCGACCACGGGGCCCGCGTCGACCCGCCCGCCGCGACCATCCTGCGCGCCGAGACCGTGCCCCCGTACGGCGGCGACACCACCTGGGCCAACCTGGCCGCCGCCTACGCCGGGCTCTCCGAACCCGTCCGGCGGTTCGTGGACGGCCTGCGGGCCGAGCACCGGCTCGGCGTCGGCTACCAGCCGCGGCCCGGCGACGACGCCTACGTCCGGCACCTCCTGGAGCACCAGGTCGCCTCCCTGCACCCCCTGGTGCGGGTGCACCCGGAGACGGGGGAGCGGGTGCTGTACGTCAACGGCTACTACGTGGAGCAGATCGACGGCCTCTCGCGCGCCGAGAGCGGCGCCGTCCTCCGGATGCTGCTGGAGCAGGCCGTACGGCCCGAGTACACGGTCCGCTTCCGCTGGGAGCCCGGCAGCGTCGCCCTCTGGGACAACCGGGCCACCATCCACCTCGCGCCCGGCGACACCGCCCACCTCGACGCGCCCCGCGTCATGCACCGCGTGATGCTCGCCGGCGACGTGCCGGTGGGCGTGGACGGCACACCCTCGCGGCCCCTCACCGGCACCGCACCGGGCCGCTGGTGA